In Chlamydia gallinacea 08-1274/3, the sequence GCTTTGGCAAAAATTCTTGCTACTGTTGTTTTCCCCGTTCCGCGAATCCCCGAAAATAAATAGGCATGAGCCACACGGTGAAACTGAAGAGAGTTTTTTAAGACAGTGACCACAGAGTCTTGTCCCAAGATTTCAGCAAAGGTTTGAGGACGATATTTTCTAGAAGAGACTTGATAGGAGGATGCCGACATAGATGGATACCTTAAATGTACTCTTGCACGATAGTATTTATTTAATTTAGTTGACTAGTTTCTTTTCAGAATTTTTAGATGAAATATTTCCAATGTGCATGCATAAATTTATGAGAGCCTAAGAAAGCTTTTTCTAAGTTGATTATAGTACAAAGTCTTGGAAATTGTCCCTCATTTTAATTTCTATTATTTATAGCTAAAAGAAGGATGGTGCATCCTTTACCTATAAGACAAGGTAGAGAATAATCGAATTTTAGATTAGGCAAATTCGTTATAAAGACAGAAATAAATTGATTAAGCAAGAACACGAATCCCCCTTTCTTCGGATTAGATCAGAGAGTTTGTCCTACACGTTTTTTGAAAGTAGATGGTGTATTCTCTAGTAACAAACCTACCTGAGGTAGAAAAGGATTCGGTACATGAATAGGGGAAAGAAACTTTTTCCAAGCAGCTATATGTTTTGATGCTGTTATACCTAGGCATCCTTGGAGAGGATGGTAGGGGGGAGGGCATTTTTGGACATACGGAGGAGTAATATGTAAGCGCAGTAGAGCTGCTTTAGCAACGATAATTGCATCATATTTTCCTGATTCTAGTTGGTAGAGTCTTTCTTCTATGGTACCGCGGATATCTAAGATCTGTCCCCGTGGAAATATTGATTTTAGTATGGCACTGCGTCGGGGAGAGGAGCTGCCGAGTTTGGGGTTCTTAGGAAAAGGTTTTTTTACATACTCTTCTTTGTATACCAGCATATCTGCAGGATCAAGACTACGAGTAATCGCGACAACAGGTAGTTCTGGAGGAGAGGGGAGGTCTTTGGCAGAATGAATGCCAAGATGACAAATACCGCGGAGTACGAGATCATCCACTGAATCAGTAAAAAAATTAGAATTTTCTACACAGTATAGAGGTGTGGTTTTATCTTCATCTCCTTGAGTATCCACGGTATAATCCTGAATCCATAATTTGGGGTACCAGGAGCGTAATAAGTAGACACACTCCTGTACTTGAGCTTTAGCTAAAGCAGATTTTCGAGAGGCTAGACGTAGGGGGCGCTTTCCCAAACAGAAATCCGATAAAAAAGGGTCAGAGTAACATGCGGATAGCATCTTGAATTGTGGCTACTCCTCGAATAGTTAATTGTTCCTTAATTTCTGAAGAAAGGCTGGCTATTTGTCCTTTAGGGATAATCGCTTGTTCAAATCCCATAAGTTTACTTTCTTTTAAACGTCTTTCTAAATGGGTGACGTGACGGATTTCTCCTCCTAAACCAATTTCCCCCATAAAAGTCGCGTTTGTAGGCGCTAAGCGGTTGTATAAGGATGAAGTCACTGATAAAGCTGCTCCTAAATCAGCAGCTGGTTCTGTAATTTTTAATCCTCCTGCTATAGAAAGAAACACATCTGCTGTGTGGCACTTAATTTTAGCGCGTTTTTCTAAAACGGCTAAGAGGAGGAGGAAACGGTTCGCATCAAATCCAGAGGTTTTTCTTATGGGGTTAGAAAAAGGAGATGGGGAGACTAGAGCTTGCATTTCAATGAGAAAGGTTTCAGATCCCTCGACAATAGGAATAATTATAGAACCCGAGGTTTCAGTAATTTTCTCTTGTAAGAATAATCCTGAAGGATTCAGAACTTCTTTCAATCCATCAGCATGCATAGATAGAATGACCAACTCATTTGTTGGGCCAAAACGGTTTTTTACAGAACGAACCATGCGGTAGTTTGCATGAGAGTTTCCTTCAAAATACAGTACGGTA encodes:
- a CDS encoding hydroxymethylbilane synthase, giving the protein MLSACYSDPFLSDFCLGKRPLRLASRKSALAKAQVQECVYLLRSWYPKLWIQDYTVDTQGDEDKTTPLYCVENSNFFTDSVDDLVLRGICHLGIHSAKDLPSPPELPVVAITRSLDPADMLVYKEEYVKKPFPKNPKLGSSSPRRSAILKSIFPRGQILDIRGTIEERLYQLESGKYDAIIVAKAALLRLHITPPYVQKCPPPYHPLQGCLGITASKHIAAWKKFLSPIHVPNPFLPQVGLLLENTPSTFKKRVGQTL